In a genomic window of Trichoderma atroviride chromosome 4, complete sequence:
- a CDS encoding uncharacterized protein (EggNog:ENOG41~TransMembrane:3 (i35-60o80-101i220-250o)), with the protein MGCLTHRSKEVRQYTDQKWDYINLGDFKAKGCGPIFAYITLWVGLIISLAVYGVDTFTAVQLLVFNRWSSEIDPAIPLDISRWIFSGCIILSFINLGFEWIRAARKIKRGNVAEVYLDSLAVRWESIRLGSGQGFRRFLVFSELTKSKKGAEYIALFTYFSFQSWIRVIFCTSPRQVVNALTLRSVYMAKLAVSESSVEGSLSSFFDKIKTLAQSDFRQAAILGGMCFTLVVWVFSALYLISATLFYVFFLFHWIPRDDGGLTGYCERKVNNSLLKIVTKTVNKALAKGQVDRMKAAMSEKGEAHPDASLPTLPNLGFATPQSVGVSAPLPTYTSSAGTPVDDFKRPMPQRSMTGATTASNYSARAPLISSAADMGYSNGRSASPEDMLPAMPHLQRAGTGDSFRTTSGARPDLNHMRTTSNSSYRQQPFTESPISMGSAAGSPLYAPSARPIPSRFVDNYSGNQQMQDDNQSWRGPPPRAYTFNNEGRSSPAPSAAGSAYSRAPQGPVRSATSSSNQVPLRGMRFSPQRQMTEPMSNPNRRPPSDNSYPGQRLPPSIRPPVRQNTQDYYNAPQAQTGASYSYDVEAQSSGRY; encoded by the exons ATGGGCTGCCTCACTCACCGCAGCAAAGAGGTCCGGCAATACACCGACCAGAAATGGGACTACATCAACCTCGGCGacttcaaggccaagggctgCGGTCCCATCTTCGCCTACATCACCCTCTGGGTCGGCCTCATCATCTCGCTCGCCGTCTACGGAGTCGACACCTTCACTgccgtccagctcctcgtcttcaaccgATGGTCGTCCGAAATCGACCCGGCCATTCCCCTTGACATTTCAAGATGGATCTTCTCTGGCTGCATCATCCTGTCCTTTATCAATCTCGGCTTCGAATGGATCCGCGCTGCTCGGAAGATTAAGAGAGGCAACGTTGCCGAGGTGTACCTGGACAGTCTTGCTGTGCGCTGGGAGTCTATTCGTCTTGGCTCGGGGCAAGGCTTCAGACGATTCCTCGTCTTTTCGGAACTCACAAAGAGTAAAAAGGGCGCCGAGTACATCGCCCTGTTTACATATTTCAGCTTTCAAT CCTGGATCCGCGTCATCTTCTGCACCAGCCCACGTCAAGTTGTCAATGCGCTCACCCTACGATCCGTCTACATGGCAAAGCTCGCCGTTTCTGAGAGCTCAGTCGAAGGCTCcctttcctccttcttcgacAAGATCAAGACGCTCGCGCAATCCGATTTCCGACAGGCTGCCATCCTCGGAGGCATGTGCTTTACTCTGGTCGTCTGGGTCTTTTCAGCCCTATACCTGATTTCAGCTACCCTATTCTacgtctttttcctctttcacTGGATCCCTCGCGACGATGGCGGTCTCACCGGCTACTGCGAGCGAAAGGTCAACAACTCCCTGCTCAAGATTGTCACCAAGACTGTCAACAAGGCGCTTGCCAAGGGCCAGGTCGACAGGATGAAGGCGGCCATGAGTGAAAAGGGCGAAGCACACCCAGACGCCTCACTCCCGACCTTGCCAAATCTCGGCTTCGCAACACCGCAGAGTGTTGGCGTCTCTGCACCTTTGCCGACTTATACCTCAAGTGCGGGTACCCCTGTCGACGACTTCAAGCGCCCAATGCCGCAGCGAAGTATGACGGGAGCCACCACAGCCTCCAACTATTCGGCTCGAGCTCCATTGATTAGTTCAGCGGCCGATATGGGATACTCAAATGGAAGATCGGCCTCGCCAGAGGACATGCTTCCCGCCATGCCGCACCTTCAAAGAGCTGGAACGGGAGACTCATTCAGAACCACTAGTGGTGCTCGGCCAGATCTGAACCATATGAGGACCACCTCGAATTCCTCGTATCGCCAGCAACCCTTCACTGAGAGCCCCATTAGCATGGGTTCGGCGGCAGGATCCCCGCTGTACGCGCCATCGGCAAGACCCATCCCGTCTCGATTCGTCGACAATTACAGCGGAAACCAGCAAATGCAGGACGACAACCAATCCTGGCGAGGCCCGCCTCCAAGGGCATACACCTTTAACAACGAGGGCCGatccagcccagcgccaTCTGCCGCCGGGTCAGCATACTCCAGGGCGCCGCAGGGGCCCGTGAGAAGCGCGACAAGCTCGTCAAACCAAGTGCCTCTGCGCGGCATGCGATTCTCGCCCCAGCGGCAAATGACTGAGCCAATGTCCAATCCTAACCGGCGGCCGCCCTCAGACAATTCCTACCCCGGACAGCGCTTACCACCCAGCATCAGACCGCCGGTTCGCCAAAATACCCAGGACTACTATAATGCCCCCCAGGCTCAAACAGGAGCATCCTATAGCTATGATGTGGAAGCGCAGAGCAGCGGTAGATATTAG